Proteins from a single region of Mytilus trossulus isolate FHL-02 chromosome 2, PNRI_Mtr1.1.1.hap1, whole genome shotgun sequence:
- the LOC134705640 gene encoding uncharacterized protein LOC134705640, whose protein sequence is MYCAKDQAVWDEYLPQVLLAYRSSVHSTTGFTPNFLTFGREVTLPLQAVIPMPSPAQDYATCKEDFVIDLQNRLQTVHELARKNLKNKVQYQKKYYDVKSKKRMFKVGQLVWLNDPTRKIGVCSKLSAKWKGPYIITKCMDDTTYIVKKTAKQMAKAYHVNRLMSYEGQKLPVWMKKLPHIK, encoded by the coding sequence ATGTACTGTGCAAAAGACCAAGCTGTTTGGGATGAATATTTGCCTCAAGTTTTACTTGCGTACAGATCATCAGTTCATTCAACCACTGGATTTACACCCAATTTCCTAACCTTTGGAAGGGAAGTAACTCTCCCACTACAAGCTGTTATTCCAATGCCTTCCCCAGCCCAAGATTATGCTACATGCAAAGAAGACTTTGTTATAGACCTGCAAAATAGATTACAAACAGTTCATGAATTAGCCCgaaagaatttgaaaaataaggtccagtatcaaaagaaatattatgACGTAAAATCCAAGAAAAGGATGTTTAAAGTAGGACAATTAGTGTGGCTGAATGACCCAACCCGGAAAATTGGAGTATGTTCAAAATTAAGTGCCAAATGGAAAGGACCATACATTATTACTAAATGTATGGATGACACAACTTATATTGTCAAAAAGACTGCTAAGCAGATGGCAAAGGCCTACCATGTAAATAGACTAATGTCATATGAGGGACAAAAGCTGCCTGTATGGATGAAGAAACTACCACATATCAAATGA